The Solanum lycopersicum chromosome 9, SLM_r2.1 genome window below encodes:
- the LOC101244700 gene encoding non-specific phospholipase C1-like, with translation MGHRKILFPASRLGLFFILYLLSSTCVSFSFPFVKPKQHKFNGPIKTLVILVMENRSFDHILGWLHKSRPDIDGLKGSEFNRVNASDPYSSKIFVSYDAVFVDSDPGHSIQAIGEQIFGSNDSSANPAPMNGFVQQAVSMGVPGMEQTVMSGFKPELLPVYTDLANEFGVFDRWFASVPASTQPNRFYVHSATSHGASSNVRKDLIHGFPQKTIFDSLDENGLSFGIYYQNIPATLFFKSLRKLKHIFKFHNYALTFKIHAKLGKLPNYVVIEQRYFDVKIDPANDDHPSHDVALGQKFVKEVYETLRASPQWKEMALLITYDEHGGFFDHVPTPVSGVPNPDGIIGPPPYYFRFDRLGVRVPTFLISPWIDKATVIHEPKGPTTSSQFEHSSIPATVKKLFNLKSSFLTKRDAWAGTFENYFRLRKTPRDDCPEKLSEVMINLRPWGPREDAKLSEFQIELIQLASQLNGDHVLKNYADIGRKMSVREADEYVDDAVNRFLEAGSAALRTGANESAIVAMRPALTSRSSASDGGFNKYLEAY, from the exons ATGGGCCATCGGAAAATCCTTTTCCCAGCGAGCCGCTTGGGTTTGTTCTTTATACTTTACCTGCTTTCATCCACTTGCGTTTCCTTTTCCTTTCCGTTTGTGAAGCCCAAGCAACACAAATTCAACGGACCCATCAAAACTCTTGTCATTTTGGTGATGGAAAACCGGTCTTTTGATCATATTCTGGGTTGGCTCCATAAGAGCCGACCCGATATTGATGGGCTTAAGGGGTCGGAGTTTAACAGGGTTAATGCTTCAGACCCTTATTCTTCCAAAATCTTTGTCTCGTATGATGCTGTATTCGTTGATTCTGATCCAGGTCACTCTATTCAAGCTATTGGGGAGCAGATATTCGGGTCGAATGATTCTTCAGCAAACCCAGCTCCGATGAACGGGTTCGTGCAACAGGCTGTTAGTATGGGGGTACCTGGTATGGAGCAGACCGTGATGAGCGGGTTTAAACCGGAGTTATTACCGGTTTACACTGATTTAGCGAATGAGTTTGGGGTTTTTGACCGGTGGTTCGCGTCGGTTCCAGCTTCAACTCAGCCGAATCGGTTTTACGTTCACTCGGCAACTTCTCACGGAGCTTCCAGCAATGTCCGTAAAGACTTGATCCATGGGTTCCCTCAAAAGACTATATTTGATTCTTTGGACGAAAATGGCCTTTCATTTGGAATTTATTACCAAAACATTCCAGCTACCTTATTTTTCAAGTCACTCAGAAAACTAAAACACATTTTTAAGTTCCATAATTATGCATTAACGTTCAAAATACACGCTAAACTTGGCAAACTTCCAAATTACGTTGTGATTGAACAGAGATATTTCGATGTTAAAATTGACCCAGCAAATGATGATCATCCATCACACGATGTAGCACTTGGACAAAAATTTGTTAAGGAGGTGTATGAGACATTGAGGGCAAGTCCACAGTGGAAAGAAATGGCACTCTTGATTACATATGACGAACATGGTGGCTTCTTTGATCATGTACCAACTCCTGTTTCTGGTGTGCCTAATCCTGATGGCATTATCGGGCCTCCACCATATTACTTCAGATTTGACCGCTTGGGGGTTCGTGTCCCCACCTTCTTGATTTCACCATGGATTGACAAGGCCACTG TGATCCATGAGCCGAAAGGTCCAACTACGTCTTCACAATTTGAGCATTCTTCCATACCAGCAACTGTGAAAAAGCTTTTTAATCTGAAATCAAGTTTCTTAACCAAGCGAGACGCATGGGCTGGGACATTTGAGAACTATTTCCGCTTGCGTAAGACTCCTCGTGATGATTGTCCAG AGAAACTTTCGGAGGTGATGATAAATCTAAGACCATGGGGACCAAGAGAAGATGCAAAGCTCTCTGAATTTCAAATAGAACTGATCCAGCTTGCTTCACAGCTTAATGGAGACCATGTTCTGAAAAACTACGCTGATATTGGACGGAAGATGAGTGTCCGTGAAGCTGATGAATACGTAGATGATGCAGTCAATAGGTTCTTGGAAGCTGGTAGCGCTGCTCTGAGAACTGGAGCGAATGAGAGTGCCATTGTTGCAATGAGACCTGCCCTCACTAGCCGATCATCAGCATCAGATGGAGGATTCAACAAGTACCTGGAAGCCTACTAA
- the LOC101244700 gene encoding non-specific phospholipase C1-like isoform X1 translates to MGHRKILFPASRLGLFFILYLLSSTCVSFSFPFVKPKQHKFNGPIKTLVILVMENRSFDHILGWLHKSRPDIDGLKGSEFNRVNASDPYSSKIFVSYDAVFVDSDPGHSIQAIGEQIFGSNDSSANPAPMNGFVQQAVSMGVPGMEQTVMSGFKPELLPVYTDLANEFGVFDRWFASVPASTQPNRFYVHSATSHGASSNVRKDLIHGFPQKTIFDSLDENGLSFGIYYQNIPATLFFKSLRKLKHIFKFHNYALTFKIHAKLGKLPNYVVIEQRYFDVKIDPANDDHPSHDVALGQKFVKEVYETLRASPQWKEMALLITYDEHGGFFDHVPTPVSGVPNPDGIIGPPPYYFRFDRLGVRVPTFLISPWIDKATVIHEPKGPTTSSQFEHSSIPATVKKLFNLKSSFLTKRDAWAGTFENYFRLRKTPRDDCPEVTDSYL, encoded by the exons ATGGGCCATCGGAAAATCCTTTTCCCAGCGAGCCGCTTGGGTTTGTTCTTTATACTTTACCTGCTTTCATCCACTTGCGTTTCCTTTTCCTTTCCGTTTGTGAAGCCCAAGCAACACAAATTCAACGGACCCATCAAAACTCTTGTCATTTTGGTGATGGAAAACCGGTCTTTTGATCATATTCTGGGTTGGCTCCATAAGAGCCGACCCGATATTGATGGGCTTAAGGGGTCGGAGTTTAACAGGGTTAATGCTTCAGACCCTTATTCTTCCAAAATCTTTGTCTCGTATGATGCTGTATTCGTTGATTCTGATCCAGGTCACTCTATTCAAGCTATTGGGGAGCAGATATTCGGGTCGAATGATTCTTCAGCAAACCCAGCTCCGATGAACGGGTTCGTGCAACAGGCTGTTAGTATGGGGGTACCTGGTATGGAGCAGACCGTGATGAGCGGGTTTAAACCGGAGTTATTACCGGTTTACACTGATTTAGCGAATGAGTTTGGGGTTTTTGACCGGTGGTTCGCGTCGGTTCCAGCTTCAACTCAGCCGAATCGGTTTTACGTTCACTCGGCAACTTCTCACGGAGCTTCCAGCAATGTCCGTAAAGACTTGATCCATGGGTTCCCTCAAAAGACTATATTTGATTCTTTGGACGAAAATGGCCTTTCATTTGGAATTTATTACCAAAACATTCCAGCTACCTTATTTTTCAAGTCACTCAGAAAACTAAAACACATTTTTAAGTTCCATAATTATGCATTAACGTTCAAAATACACGCTAAACTTGGCAAACTTCCAAATTACGTTGTGATTGAACAGAGATATTTCGATGTTAAAATTGACCCAGCAAATGATGATCATCCATCACACGATGTAGCACTTGGACAAAAATTTGTTAAGGAGGTGTATGAGACATTGAGGGCAAGTCCACAGTGGAAAGAAATGGCACTCTTGATTACATATGACGAACATGGTGGCTTCTTTGATCATGTACCAACTCCTGTTTCTGGTGTGCCTAATCCTGATGGCATTATCGGGCCTCCACCATATTACTTCAGATTTGACCGCTTGGGGGTTCGTGTCCCCACCTTCTTGATTTCACCATGGATTGACAAGGCCACTG TGATCCATGAGCCGAAAGGTCCAACTACGTCTTCACAATTTGAGCATTCTTCCATACCAGCAACTGTGAAAAAGCTTTTTAATCTGAAATCAAGTTTCTTAACCAAGCGAGACGCATGGGCTGGGACATTTGAGAACTATTTCCGCTTGCGTAAGACTCCTCGTGATGATTGTCCAG AAGTGACTGATAGTTACTTATAA